The following proteins come from a genomic window of Anaerobutyricum hallii:
- a CDS encoding RNA polymerase sigma factor → MKRIRGGVCVISDEMAYREYLEGREESADILVDRYGDALTYYINGYIHDIHESEDLMIEAFARVFAKERPIDGKGSFRAYLYKTARNLTIRHTQKHKLWFLHLDEVDFELPSEELVETRLLQNEREKCLYEAMAKLKTEYREALYLVSIEEMSYSEAGKILGKSEQQMTNLVHRGKKSLRKILEQGGFSYADE, encoded by the coding sequence GTGAAACGGATACGAGGGGGTGTGTGCGTGATTTCAGATGAGATGGCTTACAGAGAGTACTTAGAGGGAAGGGAAGAAAGTGCGGACATACTGGTTGACCGATATGGAGATGCACTTACTTATTATATAAATGGTTATATTCATGATATCCATGAGTCGGAGGATTTGATGATCGAGGCGTTTGCGAGAGTTTTTGCGAAGGAGCGTCCGATTGATGGAAAGGGGAGTTTTCGAGCTTATCTTTATAAAACAGCGAGAAATCTGACGATTCGTCACACACAAAAACATAAGTTGTGGTTTTTGCATTTGGATGAGGTGGATTTTGAATTGCCGAGTGAAGAACTGGTGGAGACAAGGCTTTTGCAAAATGAGAGGGAAAAGTGTCTTTATGAGGCGATGGCGAAGTTGAAGACGGAGTACAGAGAGGCGTTATATCTTGTGAGTATAGAGGAGATGAGTTATAGTGAGGCTGGAAAGATTCTTGGAAAGAGTGAACAGCAGATGACGAATCTGGTACATAGAGGAAAGAAGAGTTTGCGGAAGATTTTAGAGCAGGGAGGGTTTTCGTATGCGGACGAATAA
- a CDS encoding helix-turn-helix transcriptional regulator, translating to MEVNGKKRILKIFARLQNGEGINKEEMAQEYKVSTRSIQRDLSEIDGVVSDPYFAGSGKTSVKYDRNSRKYYMLQENGELLLPEEALAVCKILLGSKVLSKKQIKNIVDKLMKKDSGRAQVVGAGEIRNELEYYRENSEKVELSKIWELERSIEGQKYIDIVLQTDNNEYQKVKIAPKGIVFLEQEFYLAASKGEDDKYLEIYRICDIKEVINLEEKFSVVYAKRFQVGKFREEWEKKMKGSLEGSSLLVECA from the coding sequence ATGGAAGTGAACGGAAAAAAACGTATTCTTAAAATTTTTGCAAGACTTCAAAACGGGGAAGGAATTAATAAAGAAGAAATGGCACAGGAATATAAAGTATCAACAAGAAGTATTCAGCGTGATCTTTCGGAAATAGATGGAGTTGTATCAGACCCTTATTTTGCAGGAAGTGGAAAAACATCTGTAAAATATGATCGGAATAGTAGAAAATATTATATGTTACAAGAAAATGGTGAATTGTTGCTGCCAGAGGAAGCGTTGGCAGTATGTAAAATTCTTTTGGGAAGTAAAGTCCTTTCTAAAAAACAAATAAAAAATATTGTAGATAAATTAATGAAAAAAGATAGTGGAAGAGCGCAGGTTGTTGGTGCAGGAGAAATAAGAAATGAATTGGAGTATTATAGGGAAAATTCCGAGAAAGTAGAACTGTCTAAAATATGGGAATTAGAACGGTCTATAGAAGGTCAGAAATATATTGATATTGTTCTGCAAACAGATAACAACGAGTATCAAAAAGTGAAGATAGCGCCAAAAGGGATTGTGTTTTTAGAACAGGAATTTTATCTGGCAGCATCAAAAGGAGAGGACGATAAGTACTTAGAAATATATAGGATTTGTGACATTAAAGAAGTTATAAACTTAGAAGAAAAATTTTCAGTAGTTTATGCGAAACGTTTTCAAGTGGGAAAGTTTCGTGAAGAATGGGAGAAGAAAATGAAAGGCTCATTAGAAGGTAGTAGTTTATTAGTGGAATGTGCATAG
- a CDS encoding transposase, producing the protein MSRQRRNFNAKFKSDLVIELLKGEKDLNTLATENNIQPNLLRNWKKEFLNNASVVFDDKREENLKEKLAEERKEKAEYAKKVGQLTMQVDWLKKKSEEICGPDYESKFSPKPFDD; encoded by the coding sequence ATGTCCAGACAAAGAAGAAATTTTAATGCCAAATTCAAATCAGACCTTGTAATTGAGCTGCTTAAGGGTGAGAAAGATCTCAATACCCTTGCAACTGAAAATAACATCCAACCAAATCTGCTCCGCAACTGGAAAAAAGAGTTCTTGAACAATGCTTCGGTTGTGTTCGACGACAAGCGTGAGGAAAACCTCAAAGAAAAGCTTGCCGAAGAGCGTAAGGAGAAAGCGGAGTATGCCAAAAAGGTTGGTCAGTTAACCATGCAGGTTGACTGGCTCAAAAAAAAATCTGAAGAAATTTGTGGACCTGACTACGAGAGTAAGTTTAGTCCAAAACCTTTTGACGACTAA
- a CDS encoding IS3 family transposase, producing the protein MTTKEIPASVGARLLDINRTSIYYKGAPISDEELACKEIIDHLHTDNPTWGARQMSAQLKTRGYQVGRRKARRYMNEMDIYPIYPKMNLSKRMQQAKVCPYLLRNAVIDKPNQAWSIDITYIPIKRGFLYLTAVIDWYSRCIVGWEVDDTLDTRMVISALKKAFKVAKPQILNSDQGCQFTSQQYIDFVKENGIRQSMDGKSRWADNIMIERWFRSFKYEEAYLTQYNNIREARAAIRQYIHTYNFERRHSALDYQTPAECYYPAMLMPYVA; encoded by the coding sequence TTGACGACTAAGGAAATTCCGGCTTCTGTTGGCGCCAGGTTGCTTGACATCAACCGTACAAGCATTTATTACAAGGGTGCCCCTATTTCAGATGAGGAACTGGCCTGCAAAGAGATCATTGATCATCTCCATACAGATAATCCCACTTGGGGCGCAAGACAAATGTCTGCACAGTTAAAAACCCGTGGTTACCAGGTTGGACGCCGCAAGGCAAGACGCTACATGAATGAGATGGATATTTACCCGATTTATCCAAAGATGAATCTTTCCAAGCGAATGCAGCAGGCGAAAGTATGTCCATATCTTCTTCGTAATGCGGTCATAGACAAACCAAATCAGGCATGGTCTATTGACATTACATATATTCCGATCAAGCGCGGATTTCTGTATCTGACAGCCGTGATCGACTGGTATAGCCGTTGTATTGTCGGCTGGGAAGTGGATGACACACTTGATACCAGAATGGTTATCAGTGCCCTGAAAAAAGCTTTCAAAGTGGCAAAACCTCAGATCTTGAATTCAGATCAGGGTTGTCAGTTTACAAGTCAGCAATACATTGACTTTGTAAAGGAAAACGGTATCCGCCAGAGTATGGATGGAAAAAGCCGCTGGGCAGACAACATCATGATTGAGCGCTGGTTCCGCAGCTTCAAGTATGAGGAAGCCTATCTGACACAGTACAACAACATCAGGGAAGCAAGGGCTGCTATCAGACAGTATATCCACACCTACAACTTTGAGCGACGCCATTCTGCACTTGATTACCAAACACCGGCTGAATGCTACTATCCGGCAATGTTGATGCCATATGTAGCTTAG
- a CDS encoding WYL domain-containing protein: protein MTTEPLYYYQLPALPSTTSHAPQYQSLYKKIAAYFDEPDSDSHIDNYICYGYFPHALNEQTLYIFNQLQSAGFSQNILKITYTSRKNLHYTKTFAVGLIVHVLEKDKLYLVGKDIQNLKKNTVIPIENISHIEKTQTKNNYYLSKEFEDLFDSMFSISTDSPVKVTLSFDDWGNIKDKISALCKQRPNASQQYDNQQIIYTDSISGLNDFANYLRQFGKAVHVLEPAELHDKLQESVKKTLDYYKRSTHE, encoded by the coding sequence TTGACAACTGAGCCACTATACTACTACCAACTTCCTGCTTTGCCTTCCACAACTTCTCATGCACCTCAATACCAGTCTCTTTACAAAAAAATAGCTGCCTATTTTGATGAACCAGACTCTGATTCTCATATAGACAACTATATTTGTTACGGGTATTTTCCGCATGCTTTAAATGAGCAGACCTTATATATTTTCAACCAATTACAATCAGCCGGCTTTTCACAAAACATATTAAAAATCACATATACATCAAGAAAAAATCTTCATTATACAAAAACTTTTGCTGTTGGTCTGATTGTTCATGTTTTAGAAAAGGATAAATTATATTTAGTAGGAAAAGATATTCAAAATCTCAAAAAAAATACCGTTATTCCCATTGAAAATATAAGCCATATCGAAAAGACACAAACAAAGAATAACTATTATCTCTCTAAAGAATTTGAAGATCTTTTTGACTCTATGTTCAGCATTTCGACAGATTCCCCTGTAAAAGTAACACTCTCTTTTGACGATTGGGGCAATATAAAAGACAAGATATCTGCTCTTTGCAAACAGCGTCCAAATGCATCACAACAGTATGATAATCAGCAAATTATTTATACGGATTCCATTAGCGGTCTTAATGATTTTGCTAATTATCTGCGACAATTTGGCAAAGCTGTTCATGTTTTAGAGCCAGCCGAACTTCACGACAAACTACAAGAATCCGTAAAAAAAACATTAGATTATTATAAAAGGAGTACACATGAATAA
- a CDS encoding WYL domain-containing protein, translated as MNNYYNPYNRLHFYYSYLNSSHFDFYIESTEDSIGYSINDLSRISNIPKEIVRQDIYLIFLWQNQNIDSNTESLPYIYFDQYIDNPTEEQFISGELDHYLLVLNTIAAYEIPVTFEEQKALELLKKDLEQPAHLHFPSITKLYRVKDSYRFHHNPHIINHLNQINDAINYQQVIKITYLSPKPKRKADYLYFSFLPVKIAYDSTDNLYYVLSIGKKNSDIRSYRIDRIIHLEPANGISDYSPDLSFLMQIAPNVWGCNFSAVSDPKNLFHVKVRFFNVANVFNKVRKELSCRTNGQLYEKDGFLYYEDDVYGIDKFRSWIFSYGRAAIVLEPEVLRTQIITSLKDRL; from the coding sequence ATGAATAACTACTATAATCCATATAATCGGCTCCATTTTTATTACTCTTATCTTAATTCAAGTCATTTTGACTTCTATATTGAATCTACCGAAGACAGTATAGGATATTCCATAAATGATCTGTCACGCATTAGTAATATACCAAAAGAAATCGTTCGCCAGGATATTTATTTAATATTTCTATGGCAAAATCAGAATATTGATTCAAATACAGAATCTCTGCCCTACATTTATTTTGATCAATATATTGATAATCCCACCGAAGAACAGTTCATTTCCGGCGAATTAGATCATTATCTACTTGTATTGAATACAATAGCAGCTTATGAAATCCCTGTTACTTTTGAAGAACAGAAAGCTTTGGAACTTCTGAAAAAAGATTTGGAACAACCGGCTCACCTTCATTTTCCTTCCATCACTAAATTATATCGTGTAAAAGATAGTTATCGTTTTCACCACAACCCACACATTATTAACCATCTTAACCAAATAAATGATGCAATTAACTACCAGCAGGTAATTAAGATTACATATTTGTCACCTAAACCGAAAAGAAAGGCAGACTATTTGTATTTTTCCTTTCTTCCTGTTAAAATTGCTTATGATTCTACCGATAATCTTTACTATGTATTAAGCATTGGAAAAAAGAATTCTGATATTCGTTCCTACCGTATTGACCGTATCATTCATTTAGAACCAGCAAACGGAATATCCGATTATTCCCCTGATCTTTCTTTTTTAATGCAAATTGCTCCTAACGTATGGGGATGTAATTTTTCTGCTGTCTCAGACCCTAAAAACTTATTTCATGTTAAAGTTCGCTTCTTCAATGTTGCTAATGTATTCAACAAAGTAAGAAAAGAACTCTCCTGTCGTACTAATGGACAGCTTTACGAAAAAGATGGATTCCTTTACTATGAAGATGATGTATATGGTATTGATAAGTTCCGTTCATGGATCTTCAGTTACGGACGAGCTGCTATCGTACTGGAACCAGAAGTTCTACGCACACAAATTATCACTTCCCTAAAAGATCGTCTTTAA
- a CDS encoding TM1812 family CRISPR-associated protein: MKMVFPNKLDRIVIICSNEVSNRKIEISKCNESGKEVGTQRRDSFQEKIQKLFLGKKEFKLLDYYKKLVELETEDYDYVPEYKEIPISDNPEDTEVAEAVINAVNNVMEFPDKDNDIHLYIDYNGGPRYVAFMQVVLAQFLKTRNVQLEQIITMNFGNKQNGKVPLQNLLSIFDSTNLIGSINEYINYGRIKGLKEYFKKAQNKEINKLLDVMEEFSNNLQLCRTSSIMESAGALLEEFETFINKAELEEQSKKDNTYTQLFRYVIRDIQKEFQPLLNKDIAEIIGWCIEKQYIQQALTFCSECLPQYLWDTGLYKAKDEEYKDVLQVIDDVDNKTNGRENPSKELKKAIDEKRKYFSKEEKYAYKWFVQYLPFCFQDDKYLIILSEIKELPNMPEKYKADVKKMSAQIEKKQYLKSCMKKTESEKYDKANENASNNAAKVMWHYENGRVQSKVTEQNKEALEEIIYIYFFMKGQRNAANHADGKKNGFEYADICEVLTYLVKKLKMQNEKRKG; the protein is encoded by the coding sequence ATGAAGATGGTTTTTCCGAATAAATTAGATAGAATTGTTATTATTTGTTCGAACGAAGTATCTAACCGAAAGATTGAGATTAGCAAGTGTAATGAAAGTGGTAAAGAAGTAGGAACTCAAAGAAGGGATAGTTTTCAGGAGAAGATCCAAAAATTATTTTTGGGTAAAAAAGAGTTTAAGCTTTTAGATTATTATAAAAAGCTTGTGGAATTAGAGACAGAGGATTATGATTACGTGCCAGAATATAAAGAAATACCAATCTCGGATAATCCAGAAGATACCGAGGTGGCAGAGGCGGTAATTAATGCAGTAAATAATGTAATGGAATTTCCAGATAAGGATAATGATATTCATTTGTATATTGATTATAATGGCGGTCCGCGTTATGTGGCATTTATGCAGGTTGTTTTGGCTCAGTTTTTAAAGACCCGGAATGTTCAGTTAGAACAGATTATAACAATGAATTTTGGCAATAAACAAAATGGCAAAGTACCGCTTCAGAATTTGTTGTCTATATTTGACAGTACGAATTTAATTGGAAGTATTAATGAATATATTAATTATGGCCGGATTAAAGGTTTAAAAGAGTATTTTAAAAAAGCTCAAAATAAAGAAATAAATAAGTTGTTAGATGTGATGGAAGAATTTTCAAATAATCTGCAACTTTGCCGTACAAGCAGTATTATGGAAAGTGCAGGTGCTTTGTTGGAAGAGTTTGAAACATTTATAAATAAAGCAGAGCTAGAAGAGCAATCTAAAAAAGATAATACATATACACAACTATTCCGTTATGTAATAAGAGATATACAAAAAGAATTTCAGCCATTATTAAATAAGGATATTGCAGAAATTATAGGATGGTGTATAGAAAAACAATATATCCAGCAGGCATTAACATTTTGTTCAGAATGTTTGCCGCAGTATTTATGGGATACAGGACTTTATAAAGCAAAAGATGAAGAGTATAAAGATGTTCTTCAAGTTATAGACGATGTTGATAATAAGACAAATGGAAGAGAAAATCCGAGCAAAGAATTAAAAAAAGCAATAGATGAGAAGAGGAAGTATTTTAGTAAAGAAGAAAAATATGCTTATAAGTGGTTTGTTCAGTATTTACCGTTTTGCTTTCAGGATGATAAATATCTCATAATATTATCGGAAATTAAAGAACTTCCTAACATGCCTGAAAAGTATAAAGCAGATGTTAAAAAAATGTCAGCGCAAATCGAGAAAAAACAATATTTGAAAAGCTGTATGAAAAAAACAGAGAGTGAAAAATATGACAAAGCAAATGAAAATGCTTCAAATAACGCGGCAAAGGTAATGTGGCATTATGAAAATGGAAGGGTACAGAGTAAGGTTACAGAACAAAATAAAGAAGCATTAGAAGAAATAATATATATATATTTCTTCATGAAAGGGCAAAGAAATGCCGCAAATCATGCTGATGGAAAAAAGAATGGTTTTGAATATGCAGATATATGTGAAGTTTTAACATATCTAGTTAAAAAACTTAAAATGCAAAATGAAAAGCGGAAAGGATAA
- a CDS encoding CRISPR-associated protein: MNFINLSNHPSSGWGEEQKQAAKQWGTIIDYPFPEVNAQSSTQNIKELAETIVISVLKKNPSAIMCQGEMTLTYQLVKLFKEKGLTVLAACSERKISETILPDGTYQKKAVFQFVKFREY, encoded by the coding sequence ATGAATTTTATTAATTTATCAAACCATCCCTCTAGTGGCTGGGGAGAAGAACAAAAACAGGCAGCAAAACAATGGGGAACAATTATTGATTATCCTTTTCCTGAAGTAAATGCACAAAGTTCTACTCAGAATATCAAAGAATTAGCAGAGACAATAGTTATAAGTGTTTTAAAAAAGAATCCATCGGCTATTATGTGTCAGGGAGAAATGACACTTACATATCAGCTTGTAAAGCTTTTTAAAGAAAAGGGGCTTACCGTACTTGCAGCGTGTAGTGAGAGAAAGATAAGCGAAACAATATTGCCGGATGGAACGTATCAGAAAAAAGCTGTTTTTCAGTTTGTAAAATTTCGTGAGTATTGA
- the cas2 gene encoding CRISPR-associated endonuclease Cas2, with amino-acid sequence MFVILVYDINIKRNKKVLKICRRYLNHVQKSVFEGVITEAKLNRLKDEIKTVICKEEDSVAIYEFETLKYSSKEVIGLNELGDNIL; translated from the coding sequence ATGTTTGTAATTCTTGTATACGATATTAATATAAAACGTAATAAAAAAGTGTTAAAAATATGTAGACGATATCTGAATCATGTGCAAAAGTCTGTTTTTGAGGGAGTTATAACAGAAGCAAAGCTCAATCGTTTAAAAGATGAAATCAAAACGGTCATCTGTAAAGAAGAGGATAGTGTGGCTATTTATGAATTTGAAACATTAAAATATAGTTCTAAAGAAGTGATTGGATTAAATGAATTAGGAGATAATATTCTATGA
- the cas1 gene encoding CRISPR-associated endonuclease Cas1, whose protein sequence is MTEISLEAIFDAENLQRAFESFEGKRDSCGADGVMVSDLPEYWNANQVVIKDTIYSGNYSPGIVKQREIVSKIGKHRIISQINTIDRFLLRAVAQVISGRLDSEFSEYSYAYRENKGTLAAAEHAAFCMQEGKRWSAELDIQHFFDCIPHDRLIKKLRRYVKDEKVMNLILSFLHCTIEDDYRISQKTLGIVQGSPLSPVLSNLYLNDLDQYMENKGYSFCRFGDNINTYTTSYEEAWQQLQEVKNYLEEKEELLINEGRTGVFKGINRRLLGFVFEEKSGKVVVKRAKNAEKTVFRGWYTTGIQKIDRNYHLINDGILTRQDYNILFENKERKKYIPVETMDSLYIYSNTIFTSEFFSFANKKGVNIAFFDKFGEKIGSFVPQNCRKNMKTQIKQMQIYQDTKERLAIARKLEIASIANLRANLRYYGRRKESQILTQAVEQMSDYVKKLNEAQDVNGLMLIEAQARQKYYQCFNEILDSQEFVFTKRTRRPPKDSLNSMISFGNTMLYQRIANEINRTSLDIRIGFVHAAGFRPESLNLDIADLFKPILVDRTIFTLINRKMIHAVDFVEVEQEGIFISGEGKTLFIREFERKLYQTILVEGQQKTYDYIIKREIQKIKKYVEQGEKYVPYKYI, encoded by the coding sequence GTGACAGAAATTAGTCTGGAGGCTATTTTTGATGCAGAAAATTTGCAGAGAGCTTTTGAATCTTTTGAAGGAAAAAGAGATAGCTGTGGAGCAGATGGTGTCATGGTATCAGATTTGCCGGAATACTGGAATGCAAACCAGGTGGTGATTAAGGATACGATTTACAGTGGGAATTACAGTCCGGGGATTGTAAAACAACGAGAAATTGTTTCTAAGATTGGAAAACATAGAATCATTTCTCAGATAAATACGATAGACAGATTTCTATTGAGAGCAGTGGCGCAAGTTATATCAGGAAGGCTGGATTCAGAGTTTTCAGAATATTCTTATGCATATCGAGAGAATAAAGGAACACTTGCGGCAGCAGAGCATGCGGCTTTTTGTATGCAGGAAGGGAAAAGGTGGAGTGCAGAATTGGATATTCAACATTTTTTTGACTGCATTCCCCATGATCGGCTGATAAAGAAGCTTAGAAGATATGTGAAAGATGAGAAAGTAATGAATCTGATTCTTTCTTTTTTACATTGTACGATTGAGGATGATTATCGCATTTCACAAAAAACATTAGGAATAGTGCAGGGGTCCCCGTTAAGTCCGGTACTTAGTAACTTATATTTGAATGATTTAGACCAGTACATGGAGAACAAAGGATATTCTTTTTGCAGATTTGGGGATAACATTAATACATATACCACTTCTTATGAAGAAGCCTGGCAGCAATTACAGGAAGTAAAAAATTATTTAGAGGAGAAGGAAGAACTTCTTATTAATGAAGGAAGAACTGGGGTTTTTAAGGGGATTAATCGAAGGCTTCTTGGGTTTGTATTTGAAGAAAAAAGTGGAAAAGTAGTTGTAAAGCGGGCAAAGAATGCAGAAAAAACGGTATTTCGGGGGTGGTATACTACAGGAATACAGAAAATTGATAGAAATTATCATTTGATAAATGATGGGATTCTGACAAGACAGGATTATAATATATTATTTGAGAATAAAGAAAGGAAGAAGTACATTCCAGTAGAGACAATGGATTCGCTGTATATATATTCCAATACGATATTTACCAGTGAATTTTTTTCTTTTGCGAATAAAAAAGGAGTTAACATTGCATTTTTTGATAAATTTGGAGAAAAAATCGGGAGTTTTGTTCCGCAAAATTGCAGAAAAAATATGAAAACACAAATAAAACAAATGCAAATTTATCAAGATACAAAGGAGAGGCTTGCAATTGCAAGAAAGCTCGAAATTGCCAGTATTGCAAATCTGCGAGCGAATCTTCGCTATTATGGAAGAAGAAAAGAATCACAAATTCTTACACAGGCAGTAGAACAGATGTCTGATTATGTGAAGAAACTAAATGAGGCGCAGGATGTAAATGGATTAATGTTAATTGAAGCACAGGCAAGACAGAAATATTATCAGTGTTTTAATGAAATTTTAGATAGCCAGGAATTTGTTTTTACGAAAAGAACCAGACGTCCGCCAAAGGATTCATTAAATTCAATGATAAGTTTCGGAAATACGATGCTTTATCAAAGGATTGCGAATGAAATTAATCGGACTTCTCTGGATATTCGAATTGGATTTGTTCATGCGGCAGGATTTCGCCCAGAAAGCTTGAATTTGGATATTGCAGATTTATTTAAACCAATTCTTGTGGATCGCACGATATTTACGCTTATAAATCGAAAAATGATTCACGCGGTTGATTTTGTTGAAGTAGAACAGGAAGGAATCTTTATTTCAGGAGAAGGGAAAACACTTTTTATTCGAGAATTTGAAAGGAAACTTTATCAGACGATTCTGGTTGAAGGACAACAGAAAACCTATGATTATATAATAAAAAGAGAAATACAAAAAATAAAAAAATATGTAGAGCAAGGCGAAAAATATGTTCCGTATAAATATATATAG